The nucleotide sequence GCGGATCGCCGCCTTGTCGAGCTTGCCCGCACGGTTGATGGCGTCGGCCGCGACGATGAGCGCCATGTACGCCTCGGCGGCATGGTAGGACGGTTCGGTGCCGTGGAGCTCGGCCTTGAGCTTCTCGTACAGCTGTTGCGCTCCCGGATAGCGCACCTGCGGCGTCCACGACGTCGCGGAGAAGACCCACTCCGCGGCGTCGCCGGCTCCTTTGACGAAGGACTCCAGCGCGAACCCGGCCGCGCCTCCTGCGAACATCCGGGCGTTGAGATTGACCTCCTTCACCTGCCGCATGATGGCGACGGCGTCCTCCTCGTAGGACACCATGAACAGGATGTCAGGGTCGAGCGTCCGGAAGCGGTTGAGGATGGGACGAAAGTCGGTGAGACCCCGGTCGTACGCCTCCCTCGCCACGACCCGGTAGCCGCGCTGGCCCGCCAGCCGCTCGGCGGCGTCCGCCACCGATTGCTCGAAGGCCCCCGAGCCGGCGAGGATCGCGATCCGCTTCATCCCGCCCAGCCGATCGGCCAGGTCGAGCAACGAGCGGGCGTAGGCCGACGCGTTGGTCTTGGCCCGGAAGACCCACTCCGACCCGGGCCGGGTGATGGCGTCGTCGGCACTGCCCGTCACCAGGAGCGGGGCCTGCCGGCGGGCCATGTACTGCGCCAGGGGCTTGCTGATGCCGCTCGCGTAGGTGCCCAGGATCACCGGCACCCCGCGCCGGAGCAGCCGCTCGGCGGCCGAAAGGGCCGCGTTCTGGTCGCTGGCGTCGTCTTCGACCAGCAGCTTGAGGGGCCTGCCCAGCACGCCGCCCCGGCTTTCGATTTCCTCCAGGGCGACTCGATACCCGGCCATTTGCATGGTTCCAAAGGTTGCAAAACGGCCACTTAACGAGGTGATGACGCCGATTTCAACCGGCTCTCCCTGTGGCGCCGCAAGAGCGACGCCTCCTGCGAGGTGTGGGACCTGCCACAGCACGAAGATACTCGAAGCGATTGCAAGCAGTCCCAAGGTGCGCTTTACCCTGCTCATCGCGTTTCTCGTGAGCCCCCCGCCCCATCGGATCCAGCATCGCGCCTCGTCTTCGATAAAGATACTAGTTCCTCCTGCGTTATCCGCCCAACGCAGGGACGAAACGCCGGAAGGCCGAACCCCGGAGTCCAGGCGCACGGCACGGGAGGGAGTTCGGGCTCCATGTGGGATACCGGGATCATCCATGGGCTGCAGCAGTTCCGGTCGCCGTTCCTCGATCAATGGTTCCTGGCGTTCACGAACCTGGGCACCGAGTTGGCCTACATCCTCCTCATCCCGGTGGTGTACTGGGGGATCGACCGGTACAAGGGGCACCGCCTCGCGGTCATCTTCCTGCTGTCGATCTGGCTCAACGGGGTCGTGAAGGAGTGGATGGCCATGCCCCGGCCGGAGCCCGGGGTGGGAGGGATCCTGCGGCTGGCCGAGGCCGCGGGCGCCGGCTTTCCTTCGGGTCACGCCCAGGGAAGCATGACGCTGTGGGGCTGGCTCGCCATCGAGTTCCCCCGCCCTTGGGTCATCGCGCTCGCAGGGTTGATGGTCGCCATGATCTCGCTTTCCCGCCTGTACCTCGGAGTGCACTTCCTGGGGGACGTGCTGGGCGGGTGGGCCCTCGGCCTCCTCGTGATCGCCGCCGGCGCCGTGATCTTCGCCCGGCAGCCCGGGGAGCGATGGGGCCGGGGATGGAAGATGGGGCTGGCCGTGGCCGTGCCGCTCCTGTTGTTCCCCCTCTCCCCCTCCGGCACGTCGGAGCGGGCCCTGGGTTTCCTCATCGGCCTGCTCACCGCCGACATGGTGGCGCTGCCGGGGATCCCGTACGGGGAGCGCGCAAGCGCTGTCCAGCACGTCGCCCGATCGCTGGTGGGGCTGGCGGGGCTCGTGGGAATGGCCCTGCTCATCCAGCGCGTGGTGCCACCCGGCCTTCCCGCCGTCCTCGCCTACGCCGTCGCAGCGGTCTGGGTGGCCGTCGTGGCGCCGCTCGTCTTCCTGCGTACGGGGTTGGCGTCACCTCCCAGGGAGCTCTCCGAGCGCGCCCGCCAGCGGCGTATCCCGAGCATTGCTTCGTCGAGCCGCGTACCCGTCGGACCGTACGTGGGCATCGCGGCCGTGGCGGCGGTGCTGGTGGCGGCGGCGAGCGCAGCGGCCCCGAGCCCCGTCCCTCTCACCGAAGCATCCCGGTCGCTGTGGGCCACTTCGGCAGGTCCCCTCAACATCGCCCATCGCGGCGGCGCGGGCCTCGCGCCGGAAAACACCCTGGCCGCCTTCCAGGAAGGCCTGCGCTGGGGCGCCAGCTACCTGGAACTGGATGTCCGGCCCACCCGAGACGGCGAGGTGGTCGTGCTGCACGACGAGCGGGTCGACCGGACGACGGACGGCACCGGCGAGATCGCCTCCATGGACCTCGGGCAGGCGGAGGCCCTCGACGCCGGGTACCGCTTCAGCCCGGACGGCGCCAGCTTCCCGTATCGCGGCAAGGGAGTGCGCATTCCCCGGCTGGAGGACGTGCTGCGCGCCTTCCCCGAGGCGCGCTTCGTCGTGGAGATCAAGCCGGACGACCCCGGCTTCGCCGCCAGGGTGCTCCAGGCCATCGATGCTGCCGGGGCACGCGGCCGCGTCGTGGTCGCCTCTTTCAGCGACCGGGTGCTCCAGCAGGTGCGCCGGGACGCGCCCGGCGTCCTCACCTCCACCGGTGCCGGCGAGGCGCTGCGTATGGTGATCATGGTAAGGTTGGGCCTGGGCGGTTTCTGGACACCGCCGGGCCAGGTGGTACAGGTACCGGAGCGACAGGGGGTCCTTCCCGTCGTGACGGAGAGCTTGATCCGCGTCCTGCACCGGCGTGGCGTACCGGTCCACGTCTGGACCGTCGACGACGTCGCCTCCATGCGCCGGCTGGCCGCGTTGGGAGTGGACGGCATCATCACCGACTACCCGGATCGCATGGCCTCGGTCCTCTCCACCCGGGCGGAGAGCCATGGTCACGATTAGCTTCGACCTGGATGGGGTGCTGATGCGCAACCCCTTCCGGGACGGTATCTTCCCCCAGGTGACCCGGGCCCTTGCCCCCGCCTTCGGCGGCAGCGAGGCCATGGCCATGGAAGCGCTGACCGAGGAGTACCGGCGCCGCCTGGCCGCGAGCCGGGAGGCCGCCGCCTCCGGGCCGCCCGCGGGATCGCTTGCGGCCTGGGCGTACGACTGGACCGACATCATCGCGGCCGTCGCGGGCCGCCACGGCGTCCCGGGCGTTCCCGAGGAGCCGGTTGAAGCTACGGTGGAGCGCCTCGCCAGGGCCGGCACCGCCATCTCCTTCATGCACGCAACGGTACCGGCCGCCCTGGCCGCCTTGCGCCGGGATGGCCACCAGCTCGTGGTGACCACCAACGGTCTATGGGCCTACCAGCGCCCGGTGCTCGAGGCGCTGGGCATCCTCGACGCCTTCCAACGCTTCGGCGCGCCCGACCTGACGGGATGGGCCAAGCCCGATGCCCGGGCTTTCACCTGGGTCGAAGGCGGCCAAAGCCGGCGCCCCTTCGTGCACGTAGGCGACGACCTGCTGTACGACGTCGCCGCCGCGCGGGCGGCCGGCATCCGGGCCGTCTGGGTCATCCCGCCGCGCCTTTCCCGTTTCGAGCTCCTCGCCCGGCGGCCGCCCTGGGAGCGCCCTGAAGTGCTGGACGGGATGCCCGAATGGCACACGGAGGTGGCGGCCATCGCCGATCGGAGGCCTGCGGCCGACCGGTGGCTCCTCCCTTACGCCCTGCCGGACGCGGCCGTGCTGCACGTCGGGGAGGTGCCCGAAGTCCTGGCCCGGTGGGAGTCCCAGGGAGCCTCCGAGGAGAAAGCAGGCCATAGGGCCGGGGCCGCGGGGCGCCAGGCGGCCCGGTGGAAGGAGGACACTTTGCCCATCCCCGAGCTCGGAGAGGCCCTGGTGCGCTGGTTCGAAGGCGCGAAGAGGGCGCTTCCGTGGCGCGACCGTCCCGACCCGTATCGGGTCATGGTTTCGGAGTTCATGCTGCAGCAGACCCAGGTGCAGACCGTCGTGCCGTACTTCGAGCGCTTCGTGCAGCGGTTCCCGACCTTGCAGGCTCTGGCCGAGGCGCCGCTGGAGAGCGTCCTCGAGGTCTGGCAGGGGCTCGGCTACTACCGGCGGGCCCGGTACCTCCACCAGGCGGCCCGCACCATCGTCCAACGGTACGGCGGGCGGGTCCCCGACGACCCGCTCGTCCTCGAGACGCTCCCGGGCGTCGGCCCGTACATGG is from Limnochorda sp. L945t and encodes:
- a CDS encoding ABC transporter substrate-binding protein encodes the protein MLWQVPHLAGGVALAAPQGEPVEIGVITSLSGRFATFGTMQMAGYRVALEEIESRGGVLGRPLKLLVEDDASDQNAALSAAERLLRRGVPVILGTYASGISKPLAQYMARRQAPLLVTGSADDAITRPGSEWVFRAKTNASAYARSLLDLADRLGGMKRIAILAGSGAFEQSVADAAERLAGQRGYRVVAREAYDRGLTDFRPILNRFRTLDPDILFMVSYEEDAVAIMRQVKEVNLNARMFAGGAAGFALESFVKGAGDAAEWVFSATSWTPQVRYPGAQQLYEKLKAELHGTEPSYHAAEAYMALIVAADAINRAGKLDKAAIRDALRATRLTTAAGPVEFKDYDGFRNQNPISMVVEQVQDGRFVTVFPEEVAAGQPRFPTPAWAKR
- a CDS encoding glycerophosphodiester phosphodiesterase family protein, giving the protein MWDTGIIHGLQQFRSPFLDQWFLAFTNLGTELAYILLIPVVYWGIDRYKGHRLAVIFLLSIWLNGVVKEWMAMPRPEPGVGGILRLAEAAGAGFPSGHAQGSMTLWGWLAIEFPRPWVIALAGLMVAMISLSRLYLGVHFLGDVLGGWALGLLVIAAGAVIFARQPGERWGRGWKMGLAVAVPLLLFPLSPSGTSERALGFLIGLLTADMVALPGIPYGERASAVQHVARSLVGLAGLVGMALLIQRVVPPGLPAVLAYAVAAVWVAVVAPLVFLRTGLASPPRELSERARQRRIPSIASSSRVPVGPYVGIAAVAAVLVAAASAAAPSPVPLTEASRSLWATSAGPLNIAHRGGAGLAPENTLAAFQEGLRWGASYLELDVRPTRDGEVVVLHDERVDRTTDGTGEIASMDLGQAEALDAGYRFSPDGASFPYRGKGVRIPRLEDVLRAFPEARFVVEIKPDDPGFAARVLQAIDAAGARGRVVVASFSDRVLQQVRRDAPGVLTSTGAGEALRMVIMVRLGLGGFWTPPGQVVQVPERQGVLPVVTESLIRVLHRRGVPVHVWTVDDVASMRRLAALGVDGIITDYPDRMASVLSTRAESHGHD
- a CDS encoding NUDIX domain-containing protein — encoded protein: MVTISFDLDGVLMRNPFRDGIFPQVTRALAPAFGGSEAMAMEALTEEYRRRLAASREAAASGPPAGSLAAWAYDWTDIIAAVAGRHGVPGVPEEPVEATVERLARAGTAISFMHATVPAALAALRRDGHQLVVTTNGLWAYQRPVLEALGILDAFQRFGAPDLTGWAKPDARAFTWVEGGQSRRPFVHVGDDLLYDVAAARAAGIRAVWVIPPRLSRFELLARRPPWERPEVLDGMPEWHTEVAAIADRRPAADRWLLPYALPDAAVLHVGEVPEVLARWESQGASEEKAGHRAGAAGRQAARWKEDTLPIPELGEALVRWFEGAKRALPWRDRPDPYRVMVSEFMLQQTQVQTVVPYFERFVQRFPTLQALAEAPLESVLEVWQGLGYYRRARYLHQAARTIVQRYGGRVPDDPLVLETLPGVGPYMARAIASIAYGRPEPAIDTNASRVLSRVLMVWDPPGPGSMRRLGAWARGMVPEGRAADFTQGLMELGSRICRPAPECGPCPIRRFCAAWAYRLQEELPAKRRGPAPSPVVRVAAVAAFDSAGRLLLVERPPDGLLGGLWALPAVELQPGEEWEAGARRAMQQAGLEGALGTAVAEGRHVFSHRIWEMRAFRVQARGRGLPPRNGGAARAAEERPDYAPPLATRWVGPGELERVPMGQAFRRLVRALVPAGRTAQEQVAP